Proteins from a genomic interval of Bradyrhizobium sp. CCBAU 53340:
- a CDS encoding recombinase family protein, translated as MGTDLTVQNSRLPRRRDNEFRAAQYVRMSTDRQQYSIANQMAVIAAYAAEHQLTIVHTYIDEGISGLRINNRPGLIGLLKEVQSGAADYGNVLVRDVSRWGRFQDTDEAAYYEFICKLAGVKVLYCAEVFENDGSPMSGLWKNMKRLMAAEDSRNQSAKVLAGQSKLAGLGYWAGGQPGYGLLRDLVDANGCSRGVLRRGQWKAVQNERVVLRPGPPDEIAIVQWIFESFVAGREETAIARELNARGVVNHRGVPWNLQMIGRVLRNENYIGNTVYYRTSNYLRGRRVINDKAKWIRKEGAFEQIVPAKLFDAAQRIIERRLRRRLSSDEMLKKLRVLQLRRGTLSAKVIDQAKGMPSAENYRRRFGSLRKAYELICYVPKADYRHLETRGERRDLIKHLAAQICSALPTIDPHLIAERSGGCLAVNDGSFISLRVVRSWQHSQRHCPAWSLRRGSHARPGLAVVVRLDEENQAPLDFILTAIDSLAQRPMIVTETTVGKVFRRRFKDPATLIAALKRSQVGC; from the coding sequence ATGGGTACTGATCTCACGGTCCAGAATTCGCGGCTGCCTCGCCGCCGGGACAACGAGTTCCGGGCGGCCCAGTACGTCCGGATGTCGACAGACCGGCAGCAGTACTCGATTGCAAACCAGATGGCCGTGATCGCGGCCTACGCCGCCGAACATCAGCTCACGATCGTGCACACCTATATCGACGAGGGCATCAGCGGGCTGAGGATCAACAACCGGCCCGGGCTGATCGGGCTGCTCAAGGAGGTGCAATCCGGCGCTGCTGACTACGGCAATGTTCTAGTGCGGGACGTCAGCCGCTGGGGCCGTTTTCAGGACACTGACGAAGCCGCCTACTACGAATTCATCTGCAAGCTTGCCGGCGTGAAAGTGCTCTATTGTGCTGAAGTGTTCGAGAACGACGGAAGTCCCATGTCCGGGCTCTGGAAGAACATGAAGCGCCTGATGGCGGCGGAAGACAGCCGGAATCAGTCGGCAAAGGTTCTTGCAGGGCAGAGCAAACTCGCTGGGCTCGGCTACTGGGCCGGCGGCCAACCAGGTTACGGCTTGCTCAGGGACCTGGTCGACGCCAACGGCTGCTCGAGGGGGGTGCTCCGGCGAGGCCAATGGAAGGCGGTCCAGAACGAAAGGGTAGTGTTGCGGCCCGGCCCGCCGGATGAGATCGCGATCGTCCAGTGGATATTCGAGAGCTTCGTCGCCGGCAGAGAGGAAACGGCCATCGCCCGCGAGCTGAATGCGCGAGGCGTCGTCAATCATCGCGGTGTTCCCTGGAATCTTCAGATGATCGGGCGCGTTCTTCGAAACGAGAATTACATCGGCAACACCGTCTACTATCGCACGTCGAATTATCTGCGAGGACGTCGTGTCATCAACGACAAAGCGAAGTGGATCCGGAAGGAAGGCGCGTTCGAGCAGATCGTGCCGGCAAAGCTCTTCGATGCCGCGCAGCGCATCATCGAGCGGAGACTGCGACGGCGGCTGTCATCGGACGAGATGCTGAAGAAGCTTCGCGTCTTGCAGCTCCGCCGGGGCACTTTGTCTGCCAAGGTAATCGACCAGGCCAAGGGAATGCCCAGCGCGGAGAACTATCGCCGGCGGTTCGGGAGTCTTCGCAAGGCTTATGAATTGATCTGCTATGTTCCCAAAGCCGACTATCGCCATCTCGAGACGCGGGGAGAGCGCAGAGACCTGATTAAGCATCTAGCCGCCCAGATCTGCTCCGCCTTGCCGACGATAGACCCTCATCTGATCGCCGAACGGTCGGGCGGCTGCCTAGCTGTCAATGATGGGTCCTTCATCTCGTTGCGCGTCGTCCGCAGCTGGCAGCACTCCCAGAGGCACTGCCCGGCCTGGTCACTGCGGCGGGGCTCGCACGCCCGTCCCGGTCTGGCCGTCGTGGTCAGGCTCGATGAAGAAAATCAAGCTCCGTTGGATTTCATCCTGACGGCGATCGACAGTCTCGCCCAGCGGCCGATGATCGTTACCGAGACGACGGTCGGAAAAGTTTTCCGGCGCAGATTCAAAGATCCCGCGACGCTAATTGCGGCCTTGAAACGGAGCCAAGTCGGGTGTTGA
- a CDS encoding carboxylesterase/lipase family protein, producing the protein MAIFAATVQGKVTRARHTGAGFLIGLLGVFAVAATDAAADSPTHIIVTTNGQIRGVSDGVVNRFQGIRYANSTAGANRWTVPTAPARVHTIFDATTPGSACPQPGGQFSAQQPSSEDCLFLNITTPVHSEGEDGLPVWIFLHGGGLVTGAGAQYDPSLMVSTHKIIVVTINYRLGALGWLAHPALDGNGVAGNYGLMDQQFAFKWVRDNIEHFGGDPHRVTIGGQSAGGGSTSSHLASPLAQGLFQAAIIESGAYALHTIPSVAAQEASGIAFATKLNCTGVNSQIAACLRNAPLAALLASQGILQTGGLLLPTAGTTILPQGWAEAFGSGSFNRVPVIQGTTLNEGTLFEPFYFDPAFTFVPGGRAQSLVDRGIRPFAFFVGIISATSADPFKVSTLAALYPPANFPNPDNNNLPSADQALGQIYGDINYSCPALHSNELLARFVPVYAYEFADPDAPNVFLPLIGFSYGASHASELQYLFDANTIQSPADAAANAASPAPGANVQPPPLTSGGQQLAAEMKSYWANFVRFHDPNGRSEGGEEHGRTHNRDLAYWPRFGEKGPVQKLVPGPARPFAITNLSSRHNCDALTNLGLIR; encoded by the coding sequence ATGGCGATCTTTGCTGCGACGGTGCAAGGCAAGGTCACCCGTGCGCGACATACGGGCGCCGGCTTCTTGATCGGGTTGCTGGGCGTGTTCGCAGTTGCGGCGACTGACGCCGCCGCCGACTCTCCCACCCATATCATCGTAACGACGAACGGACAGATCCGTGGCGTTAGCGACGGTGTGGTCAACAGATTTCAGGGCATACGTTATGCCAACTCGACGGCTGGTGCGAACCGATGGACGGTCCCCACAGCTCCCGCGCGCGTTCATACGATATTCGATGCGACGACACCGGGCAGTGCGTGCCCGCAGCCGGGCGGCCAGTTTTCGGCGCAGCAGCCCTCAAGTGAGGATTGCCTCTTTCTCAACATCACGACACCCGTTCACTCGGAGGGCGAAGACGGGCTGCCGGTCTGGATATTCCTGCATGGCGGCGGGCTCGTGACCGGTGCTGGCGCGCAGTACGACCCGAGCCTTATGGTCAGCACCCATAAGATCATCGTCGTAACGATCAACTATCGCCTCGGTGCGCTCGGCTGGCTTGCTCACCCCGCCTTGGATGGCAATGGGGTCGCTGGCAATTACGGCTTGATGGACCAGCAGTTCGCATTCAAATGGGTGCGGGACAATATTGAGCATTTCGGTGGAGACCCTCACCGGGTAACCATCGGTGGCCAGTCGGCCGGCGGTGGCAGCACTTCTTCCCATCTCGCCTCACCATTGGCACAGGGACTCTTTCAAGCAGCGATCATTGAGAGCGGCGCCTATGCGCTGCACACGATACCCTCGGTCGCGGCCCAGGAAGCTTCGGGCATTGCGTTCGCAACCAAGCTCAATTGCACCGGTGTCAACTCCCAGATCGCCGCTTGCCTGCGGAACGCTCCCCTTGCAGCTCTCCTTGCTTCGCAAGGCATCCTCCAGACGGGCGGCCTTCTCTTGCCGACTGCAGGCACCACGATCCTGCCGCAAGGATGGGCAGAGGCGTTCGGCAGCGGCAGTTTCAACCGCGTGCCGGTCATACAGGGCACGACCCTTAACGAAGGCACTCTGTTTGAACCATTTTACTTTGATCCCGCCTTCACGTTCGTACCAGGCGGCCGGGCGCAATCTCTGGTGGATCGCGGCATTCGGCCTTTCGCGTTCTTTGTGGGGATTATCTCCGCCACGTCTGCCGACCCGTTCAAGGTGTCGACGCTCGCGGCGCTCTATCCGCCTGCCAACTTTCCCAATCCCGATAACAACAACCTACCCAGCGCGGACCAGGCTCTCGGCCAGATTTACGGCGATATCAACTACTCCTGCCCAGCTCTCCACTCCAACGAATTGCTGGCAAGGTTTGTCCCGGTCTATGCCTACGAGTTTGCCGATCCGGACGCGCCGAACGTGTTCTTGCCGCTGATCGGCTTCTCCTACGGCGCATCGCACGCTTCGGAGTTGCAGTATCTGTTCGATGCCAACACCATACAAAGCCCGGCAGATGCCGCCGCCAACGCTGCCTCCCCCGCACCGGGAGCAAACGTTCAGCCGCCGCCACTGACGAGTGGCGGACAGCAACTTGCTGCCGAGATGAAATCGTATTGGGCAAATTTCGTCCGCTTCCACGATCCCAATGGGCGATCGGAAGGCGGAGAGGAACATGGTCGCACGCACAATCGGGATCTCGCCTACTGGCCTCGCTTCGGCGAGAAAGGACCGGTTCAGAAGTTGGTGCCCGGGCCCGCGCGCCCCTTCGCGATCACGAACCTGTCGAGTCGGCACAATTGCGACGCGCTCACGAACCTTGGGCTGATCAGGTAG